The following nucleotide sequence is from Pseudoalteromonas xiamenensis.
CAATGCTGAAAATACCAGCTTGCTGGATTTCACATAAAAACGCAGTCTTGTCGCCAAGCGTTGCAGTTACCGTTAATGCCAAAACCACTTCATAAACGTTGTCGCCCAGCTTGTTTGAACGGGTGTCCATGTCTAACTTAACTTCAGGTGTCCACTCAAGTTGGAAGATTTCTGGCGAATTTGGTGTTTCAAATGAAACATCTTTCACATAAATACGCTGAATTGCAAATTGTGCGCCGTCTTGCATTGCTGCTTCGTTTTGGTTTTGTTCAGACATTACTATTCCTAATCTTGTTATCCAGACCTTTTTCGAAAGGTCTTAATTAAATTTATATTCGTTTAAGCGCTAAGCAATGAA
It contains:
- the secB gene encoding protein-export chaperone SecB; translation: MSEQNQNEAAMQDGAQFAIQRIYVKDVSFETPNSPEIFQLEWTPEVKLDMDTRSNKLGDNVYEVVLALTVTATLGDKTAFLCEIQQAGIFSIADLDELQMAHMLGAFCPNILFPYAREAVASLVNRGTFPQLNLAPVNFDALFAQYMQQRAAQQGAEEQAEANA